A region from the uncultured Macellibacteroides sp. genome encodes:
- a CDS encoding AAA family ATPase, which produces MINSYLSRQIIHNFPHTPTNEQLFALNTLSDFLLSTDCDSLLLLKGYAGTGKTSLVGALVKTMVELKQKSVLLAPTGRAAKVLSDYAGQKASTIHKKIYRQKTFSNEPSGFLPSDNLHKDTLFIVDEASMISNQGIDSHIFGSGRLLDDLIHYVYSGENCRLILMGDTAQLPPVMQVESPALQPDVLRTYNLNIEVVQLTEVVRQDNNSGILHNATLLRDSLRKNQVEIFPKLQLKGFTDILKINGDELIEAISNAYNSDGIDETIIISRSNKRANIYNNGIRNQILYREEELSTGDRLMVVKNNYFWTRNYKEMDFIANGEIVQVLRVKNTTEIYGFRFCDVTVRFQDYDLEIDMKILLDTLQTEAPALPKELNDKLFYAILEDYQDIPSKAGKMKKMKEDPHYNVTQIKYAYAITCHKAQGGQWMNVFLDIGYITEEMLGEDFYRWLYTAMTRATHRLYLVNLPDQFVS; this is translated from the coding sequence ATGATAAATAGCTATTTAAGTCGCCAAATTATACATAATTTCCCACATACACCAACAAATGAACAACTTTTCGCACTAAATACGCTTTCCGATTTTCTCTTGTCGACCGATTGCGATTCGTTATTATTATTAAAAGGGTATGCAGGAACCGGCAAAACTTCGTTGGTTGGAGCTTTAGTAAAAACGATGGTGGAACTTAAGCAGAAAAGTGTTCTGCTGGCACCTACGGGAAGGGCCGCAAAAGTGCTTTCGGACTATGCGGGACAAAAAGCAAGCACCATTCATAAAAAGATTTACAGGCAAAAAACATTTTCGAACGAACCTTCCGGATTTCTGCCTTCGGACAACCTGCACAAAGATACATTATTCATCGTCGACGAGGCTTCAATGATTTCCAATCAAGGAATAGATTCACATATTTTCGGATCGGGCAGACTGCTTGACGACCTTATTCATTATGTATATTCGGGCGAAAATTGCCGGCTGATTCTTATGGGAGATACAGCTCAGCTTCCTCCTGTTATGCAAGTGGAAAGCCCGGCACTTCAACCCGACGTGCTTCGCACCTATAATTTAAACATTGAAGTTGTACAACTTACCGAAGTAGTCAGACAAGATAATAATTCGGGCATTTTACACAATGCGACACTACTCAGAGACAGCTTACGTAAGAACCAGGTAGAGATATTTCCTAAATTGCAATTAAAGGGATTCACGGATATTCTTAAGATAAACGGAGACGAACTGATTGAGGCCATTTCTAACGCTTACAATAGCGATGGAATTGATGAAACAATTATAATTTCCCGTTCAAACAAAAGGGCAAACATATATAATAATGGGATCCGGAATCAAATATTATACAGGGAAGAAGAATTGTCGACAGGCGACCGCCTGATGGTTGTAAAAAACAATTACTTCTGGACCCGAAATTATAAGGAGATGGATTTTATTGCCAATGGAGAGATTGTTCAGGTTTTACGTGTTAAAAACACGACAGAAATATATGGCTTTCGCTTCTGCGATGTAACAGTTCGCTTTCAGGATTACGATCTGGAAATAGATATGAAGATTCTGCTTGACACATTGCAAACCGAGGCCCCTGCTTTACCAAAAGAGTTGAACGACAAGCTTTTTTATGCTATACTGGAAGATTATCAGGACATTCCTTCCAAAGCTGGAAAGATGAAAAAAATGAAAGAAGATCCCCACTATAATGTAACTCAGATAAAATACGCTTATGCTATAACTTGCCATAAAGCCCAGGGTGGTCAATGGATGAATGTATTTCTCGACATTGGTTATATTACAGAAGAAATGCTGGGAGAAGATTTCTATCGCTGGCTATACACAGCCATGACGCGTGCAACTCATCGGCTATATTTGGTGAATCTGCCGGATCAGTTTGTTAGTTGA
- a CDS encoding DUF6249 domain-containing protein, with protein MLDFITIPAVMVIICAGIYGLFELFVRRNERMAIIEKIGDKLDASAFEGKLSLPSYAKKFSFSSLKAGLLLAGVGLGLLIGFIINVNTIPYIHYGDEWNMHEVSGIVYGASVLLFGGLGLIISFIIEISMSKKKD; from the coding sequence ATGTTAGACTTTATTACAATTCCCGCCGTTATGGTAATTATTTGCGCTGGCATTTACGGCTTGTTCGAACTATTTGTACGACGTAACGAGCGTATGGCAATTATCGAAAAGATTGGTGACAAACTGGATGCTTCTGCTTTTGAAGGCAAACTGAGTTTACCAAGTTATGCAAAGAAATTCTCGTTTTCAAGTCTCAAGGCAGGTTTACTGCTTGCCGGAGTAGGTTTAGGTTTACTTATCGGATTTATTATCAATGTAAACACTATTCCTTACATTCACTATGGAGACGAATGGAATATGCACGAGGTTTCCGGTATTGTGTACGGAGCATCTGTGTTGTTGTTTGGAGGTTTAGGATTAATTATCTCTTTTATTATTGAGATTTCGATGTCGAAAAAGAAAGATTAA
- a CDS encoding RNA polymerase sigma factor, whose translation MELYTDTYYIQRVLSGDTACFACLLDKYSTQVYSLIFRVVRNREDAEELSQDVFVKAFRSLQAFKGDCSFSTWIYRIAYNTAVSHTRKIRYEFLAIEDNQLSNVSEEEVSEMLGQVQNDEQIELLERALDAIPADERAIVLLFYMQEKSVDEVSAITGLTPSNVKTKLHRTRKKLFLLLKEMED comes from the coding sequence ATGGAATTATACACAGATACATACTACATCCAACGCGTCCTTTCGGGGGATACAGCCTGTTTTGCCTGTTTGCTGGATAAATACAGCACGCAGGTGTACAGTCTTATCTTCAGGGTGGTGCGAAACCGGGAAGATGCAGAGGAGCTTTCGCAAGATGTGTTTGTAAAAGCATTCCGTTCGCTGCAGGCTTTTAAGGGCGATTGCAGCTTTTCTACATGGATTTACAGGATCGCATACAATACGGCGGTGTCTCATACCCGGAAAATTCGCTATGAGTTTCTGGCTATTGAAGACAATCAGCTAAGTAATGTATCAGAAGAAGAAGTATCCGAAATGTTGGGTCAGGTACAGAACGACGAACAAATCGAACTGCTTGAGAGAGCACTCGATGCAATTCCCGCAGACGAAAGAGCCATTGTTCTGCTCTTCTATATGCAGGAGAAAAGTGTGGATGAGGTTTCTGCCATTACAGGATTAACTCCGTCGAACGTAAAAACCAAACTACACAGAACCCGAAAGAAATTATTTTTGTTATTAAAAGAAATGGAGGATTAA
- a CDS encoding Mur ligase family protein, with translation MRKVHLISVTEPIVLDLALAIREKGYEVSASGMGVSEAELLRLRDAGIICAGDGWFPANLTKDIHSVVLGASAKQDNPELQKAKELGLLIQSIPEFIYQRTREKTRVVVAGSRGKKSIISMIIYALKRQNLAFDYALSSEISLLPNRVGLSYLARIALIEGDAHATSALEKRFQLEFYRPHIAVLTNIQWKPTPDHASPEAYLDTYKRFTSSVEREGKLIYFGEDPAVSDLAQIVREDITAISYERHPSEEIEGVSQLITRYGNYAVKIPDNYFLVNLNAARLVCRHLGVKDADFYQAISEYSLSL, from the coding sequence ATGCGAAAAGTTCATTTAATCTCTGTTACAGAACCTATTGTTCTTGATTTGGCTCTTGCTATCAGAGAAAAGGGATACGAGGTGAGTGCTTCAGGTATGGGCGTGTCTGAAGCTGAATTGCTTCGGTTACGTGATGCCGGGATTATATGCGCCGGTGATGGATGGTTTCCTGCAAACCTGACAAAAGATATCCATTCTGTAGTTTTGGGAGCCAGCGCTAAGCAGGATAATCCTGAATTGCAGAAAGCAAAAGAACTAGGATTACTCATTCAATCTATTCCGGAATTCATATATCAACGAACACGTGAAAAAACACGGGTGGTCGTAGCTGGAAGCCGAGGGAAAAAATCAATCATCTCAATGATTATTTATGCCTTGAAAAGGCAGAATCTGGCATTTGATTATGCGCTAAGCAGTGAGATATCCCTTCTTCCCAATCGGGTAGGATTAAGTTATCTGGCAAGAATCGCACTAATTGAGGGCGATGCGCATGCTACTTCTGCACTAGAGAAACGCTTTCAACTTGAATTTTACAGACCGCACATTGCCGTACTTACAAATATTCAATGGAAGCCAACTCCGGATCATGCATCACCAGAAGCATATCTGGATACCTATAAACGATTTACATCCTCGGTAGAACGAGAAGGAAAACTGATTTATTTCGGTGAGGATCCCGCTGTATCAGATTTAGCCCAGATTGTGCGCGAAGATATAACAGCCATCTCATACGAACGACATCCCTCTGAAGAAATTGAAGGAGTTTCGCAGCTTATTACCCGTTATGGGAATTATGCGGTAAAGATTCCTGACAATTACTTCCTTGTCAACCTGAATGCGGCACGATTGGTTTGCCGTCATCTTGGCGTAAAGGATGCAGATTTTTATCAAGCCATTTCAGAATATAGCTTATCACTGTAA
- the rfbD gene encoding dTDP-4-dehydrorhamnose reductase: MKHILVTGANGQLGNEIRLLAPRYPQFAFFFTDVDTLDICDKEGLMAYMASNKIDYVLNSAAYTAVDAAEDNYALCERINRDAVGNLGEAAVKQGAKVIHVSTDYVFDGTSCKPYKENDQTCPVSAYGRTKLAGEEALFAACPASVVLRTAWLYSPFGNNFVKTMLRLGKEKEQLTVVFDQVGSPTYAADLAEAMLSVVEQAENGHFEAGIYHYSNEGVCSWYDFTVKIHQLAGITTCKVLPVGSESYPTKASRPHYSVLNKGKIKEVYKLEIPHWETSLRLCIERLTAQV, encoded by the coding sequence ATGAAACATATATTGGTAACAGGAGCAAACGGTCAGCTTGGCAACGAAATAAGGTTGCTTGCACCGAGGTATCCTCAGTTCGCTTTTTTCTTTACGGATGTGGATACGTTGGATATCTGCGATAAAGAAGGGTTAATGGCATACATGGCCTCGAATAAGATAGATTATGTACTGAACAGCGCTGCCTACACGGCAGTAGATGCCGCCGAAGATAACTATGCTCTATGCGAACGAATTAATCGTGATGCTGTAGGTAATCTTGGCGAAGCCGCTGTTAAGCAAGGGGCGAAGGTGATTCATGTGTCTACCGACTATGTATTCGATGGAACATCCTGTAAACCTTATAAGGAGAACGACCAAACCTGCCCGGTTTCGGCTTACGGACGAACAAAGCTTGCCGGCGAAGAAGCTCTTTTTGCTGCTTGTCCAGCTTCGGTAGTGCTTCGTACTGCCTGGCTTTATTCGCCCTTTGGCAATAACTTTGTAAAGACGATGCTTCGTTTGGGAAAAGAAAAGGAACAATTAACCGTGGTGTTCGATCAGGTTGGTTCACCAACCTATGCTGCCGATCTTGCCGAAGCAATGCTTTCGGTAGTAGAACAAGCAGAAAACGGACACTTTGAGGCAGGCATATACCACTATTCGAACGAAGGAGTTTGCAGCTGGTATGATTTTACGGTAAAGATTCATCAATTGGCCGGAATTACAACATGCAAGGTGTTACCGGTCGGATCGGAATCTTATCCCACTAAAGCCAGTCGCCCGCACTACAGTGTACTGAATAAAGGCAAGATAAAAGAAGTTTATAAGCTGGAAATTCCCCATTGGGAAACCAGTCTGCGGTTGTGTATTGAAAGACTGACCGCACAAGTTTAA
- a CDS encoding MBL fold metallo-hydrolase, with product MKIELIETGYFLADGGAMFGAIPKAAWSRRYPSNEANQCVLAMRCVLVTTDSGRVILIDTGAGNKQLKSLAYYKFSDMIDMEKALEFRGVSRAMVTDIVLSHLHFDHCGYATITDSENGKTIPAFPNANYWVGKTQWTNFIHPNPLESGAYFPENLLPVHDSGKLNLVSEDTLLCDGVQLRLFDGHTPGQLAVYMKNSSGTIVFAGDVIPLAASVSAEWISAYDTFPTISYQEKIRMLEEAVQKKQVLIYCHDAYVTCSTVKKVNQHYKADKKITLQEGIFPQ from the coding sequence ATGAAAATCGAGTTGATAGAGACAGGCTATTTCCTTGCAGACGGGGGGGCCATGTTTGGTGCTATCCCCAAAGCAGCCTGGTCGCGCAGATATCCTTCCAATGAAGCCAATCAATGCGTCCTTGCCATGCGTTGTGTATTGGTTACTACAGACAGCGGACGGGTAATTTTGATTGACACAGGGGCAGGCAATAAACAGCTTAAGTCTCTGGCTTACTATAAATTCTCCGACATGATAGATATGGAGAAAGCGCTTGAATTCAGAGGAGTATCAAGAGCGATGGTGACAGATATAGTTTTATCTCATTTACATTTTGACCATTGCGGATACGCTACAATTACCGACTCCGAAAATGGCAAAACAATTCCGGCTTTTCCAAATGCAAACTACTGGGTGGGCAAAACGCAATGGACTAATTTTATCCATCCGAATCCGTTGGAAAGCGGTGCCTATTTCCCGGAAAACTTACTTCCGGTGCATGACTCAGGAAAGCTAAATTTGGTTTCGGAAGACACCTTGCTTTGCGATGGAGTTCAGCTTCGCTTATTCGACGGACATACTCCGGGACAGCTGGCTGTTTATATGAAAAATTCTTCCGGCACGATTGTTTTTGCAGGAGATGTAATTCCTTTGGCGGCTTCCGTTTCGGCCGAATGGATTTCGGCATACGATACTTTTCCGACAATCTCTTACCAGGAGAAAATAAGAATGCTTGAGGAGGCCGTACAAAAAAAGCAGGTTCTTATTTATTGCCACGACGCCTACGTGACTTGCAGTACAGTTAAGAAAGTAAACCAACATTACAAAGCAGACAAAAAAATAACATTGCAGGAAGGTATCTTCCCGCAATGA
- a CDS encoding peptide chain release factor 3: MSQFSEEIRKRRTFAIISHPDAGKTTLTEKLLLFGGAIHVAGAVKSNKIKKTATSDWMEIEKQRGISVATSVMGFNYDDYKINILDTPGHQDFAEDTFRTLTAVDSVIIVVDVAKGVETQTRKLMEVCRMRKTPVIVFVNKLDRDGKDPFDLLDEIEEELQIKVRPLSWPIDMGQRFKGVYNIYEQKLNLYTPSKQFVTENVEFKDINNPELEDHIGAPLAVKLRSDIELIDGVYPEFDVNTYLDGDVAPVFFGSAFNNFGVKELLDCFVRIAPFPRPVQAIERKVDPEEDAFSGFVFKIHANMDPNHRSCIAFVKICSGRFERNANYKHIRHGKMMRFSSPTAFMAQKKEVLDEAFAGDIVGLPDTGNFKIGDSLTAGEDLHFKGLPSFSPEMFKYIENDDPMKTKQLNKGIDQLMDEGVAQLFINQFNGRKIIGTVGQLQFEVIQYRLLHEYGAQCRWEPISLYKACWIESDNAEVFANFKKRKAQYMAVDRSGRDVYLADSSYVLMMAQNDFPQIKFHFTSEF; this comes from the coding sequence ATGAGTCAGTTTTCAGAAGAGATCAGAAAGAGAAGAACCTTTGCTATTATCAGTCACCCCGATGCGGGAAAGACAACCCTTACCGAAAAGCTTTTGCTATTCGGGGGAGCTATCCATGTGGCTGGTGCGGTAAAATCGAACAAGATTAAGAAGACCGCCACATCCGACTGGATGGAGATTGAAAAGCAACGTGGAATCTCGGTTGCCACTTCCGTAATGGGATTCAACTACGACGATTATAAGATCAACATTCTTGACACTCCGGGTCACCAGGACTTTGCGGAAGATACCTTCCGTACCCTTACGGCAGTAGACAGTGTTATCATTGTTGTAGATGTAGCAAAAGGTGTTGAGACTCAGACAAGGAAACTGATGGAAGTTTGCCGCATGCGCAAAACCCCCGTAATTGTTTTTGTAAACAAGCTCGACCGTGATGGAAAGGACCCTTTCGATTTACTCGACGAAATAGAAGAAGAACTTCAAATAAAGGTACGCCCCTTAAGTTGGCCAATTGATATGGGACAACGCTTCAAAGGCGTATACAATATTTATGAACAGAAATTAAACCTCTATACTCCAAGCAAACAATTTGTTACAGAGAATGTAGAGTTCAAGGATATTAACAATCCGGAACTGGAAGACCATATTGGAGCTCCGCTTGCCGTTAAGTTACGCAGTGACATCGAACTGATTGATGGCGTTTACCCCGAATTTGATGTTAACACTTACCTTGATGGAGATGTGGCTCCCGTATTTTTTGGTTCGGCGTTTAATAACTTTGGGGTAAAGGAATTGCTCGATTGCTTTGTGCGAATCGCTCCATTCCCTCGTCCGGTGCAAGCTATTGAACGGAAAGTAGATCCGGAAGAGGATGCTTTCTCCGGATTTGTATTTAAGATTCATGCCAACATGGATCCGAATCACCGCAGTTGTATCGCCTTTGTAAAGATATGTTCCGGACGTTTCGAGCGAAACGCCAACTACAAGCATATCCGTCATGGCAAGATGATGCGCTTTAGTAGTCCAACAGCCTTTATGGCTCAAAAGAAAGAAGTGCTTGATGAGGCATTTGCCGGCGATATAGTTGGTTTACCTGATACCGGAAACTTTAAAATCGGAGATAGCCTTACGGCAGGCGAAGATCTTCACTTCAAAGGATTGCCAAGCTTCTCGCCCGAAATGTTCAAATACATTGAAAACGACGATCCGATGAAAACCAAGCAGCTCAATAAGGGTATTGATCAGCTGATGGACGAAGGGGTTGCCCAGTTGTTTATTAATCAGTTTAACGGACGAAAGATAATCGGAACGGTGGGCCAGCTGCAGTTCGAAGTAATTCAGTACCGCTTGTTACACGAATACGGAGCACAGTGTCGTTGGGAACCTATAAGTCTTTATAAAGCCTGCTGGATAGAAAGTGACAATGCCGAAGTATTCGCTAACTTTAAAAAGAGGAAAGCGCAGTATATGGCGGTAGACCGATCAGGAAGAGATGTATATCTGGCCGATTCAAGCTATGTACTGATGATGGCACAGAATGATTTTCCGCAAATCAAATTCCATTTCACATCGGAATTCTAA
- a CDS encoding YjjG family noncanonical pyrimidine nucleotidase: MMYKNLFIDLDDTLWDTYHNNKECLEEVYTDYKFDRFYASFEAFFATYMPNNLSLWEQYREGTIDKQTLIVERFLHILRPFGISDSAYVIALNRDFLNRTTLKTRLIPGTIEALDHLKSAGYRLFILSNGFREVQSKKLSNAGLSPYIERMILSEDAGINKPHKQIFDFALINTNSRRSQSLMIGDSWDADIAGAYNAGMDQLWYNPEGLPAKSFEPTYTIRKLIDIKEIL, translated from the coding sequence CTGATGTACAAGAATTTATTCATTGATCTGGACGATACCCTCTGGGATACGTATCATAACAATAAAGAATGCCTCGAAGAAGTGTATACCGATTACAAGTTTGATCGGTTTTACGCCTCCTTCGAGGCTTTTTTTGCCACTTACATGCCCAACAACCTCTCTTTGTGGGAGCAATACCGCGAGGGAACGATCGACAAACAAACCCTCATTGTGGAGCGATTCCTGCATATACTTAGACCGTTTGGCATTTCGGATTCTGCTTATGTAATTGCGCTTAACAGGGATTTTCTGAATCGCACAACGTTAAAGACTCGTCTTATTCCGGGTACGATCGAAGCATTGGATCACCTTAAGTCGGCCGGCTACCGGTTGTTTATTCTTTCCAACGGATTCAGGGAGGTACAATCAAAAAAACTATCCAACGCCGGACTTTCGCCCTATATCGAACGAATGATCCTCTCCGAAGATGCCGGTATTAACAAACCCCACAAACAAATTTTCGACTTTGCGCTTATCAATACCAATTCACGCCGCAGTCAGTCTTTAATGATAGGCGACAGTTGGGACGCAGATATTGCCGGTGCCTATAATGCCGGAATGGATCAGCTTTGGTATAATCCGGAAGGGTTACCTGCCAAAAGCTTTGAACCAACTTACACCATTCGCAAGCTAATCGATATCAAGGAGATTCTGTAG
- the rsmI gene encoding 16S rRNA (cytidine(1402)-2'-O)-methyltransferase, whose protein sequence is MAKLTVVPTPVGNLEDITFRAIRVLKEADLILAEDTRTTGFLLKHFEIQNKMLSHHKFNEHKTVSQLAERIRGGENIALVSDAGTPSISDPGFMLVRECVQLGVDVECLPGATAFVPALVNSGLPSDKFCFEGFLPPKKGRQTRLKELSTETRTVIFYESPYRLVKTLTQLSENMGSDRRVSVSREISKLHEETVRGTLAEVISHFSMNDPKGEIVIVLAGLNDKKEKEKNNEV, encoded by the coding sequence ATGGCAAAATTAACTGTTGTTCCCACCCCGGTTGGTAATCTGGAAGACATAACTTTCCGTGCGATACGGGTATTAAAGGAAGCGGATCTTATATTAGCAGAAGATACCCGTACTACCGGTTTTCTTCTAAAGCATTTTGAAATACAGAACAAAATGCTGAGCCATCATAAATTTAACGAACATAAAACGGTTAGCCAGCTTGCTGAGCGTATCCGTGGAGGCGAGAACATCGCTCTCGTTTCTGACGCCGGCACTCCATCGATTTCCGATCCTGGTTTTATGCTGGTACGGGAATGTGTTCAACTGGGTGTAGATGTAGAATGTCTGCCCGGAGCCACTGCCTTCGTCCCTGCCCTTGTAAACTCGGGTCTGCCCAGTGATAAATTTTGTTTTGAGGGATTCCTTCCTCCTAAAAAGGGCAGACAAACAAGGCTGAAAGAGCTTTCCACCGAAACTCGTACGGTTATTTTTTACGAATCGCCTTACAGGTTAGTTAAAACACTTACTCAGCTAAGTGAAAACATGGGAAGCGACCGGAGAGTCTCTGTATCCAGAGAAATATCCAAATTACATGAAGAAACTGTTCGCGGAACTCTCGCAGAAGTTATATCTCATTTTTCAATGAACGATCCTAAAGGAGAGATTGTTATAGTTTTAGCAGGCTTAAATGACAAAAAAGAAAAAGAGAAAAACAACGAAGTTTAA
- a CDS encoding DUF4924 family protein — translation MIVANQKRKENIAEYLLYMWQVEDLIRASNFDMETIRKQVVDRYEQPAEVKEEIARWYEELIEMMRTEGVKEEGHIQLNKNVIIVLTDLHLRLLKTPKEMIYGAVYYKTLPYIVELRSKSGHANIPELETCFSAVYGYILLKMQQKPVSDETMEAIKQISTFLGILSDKYRLEKEGKLEIEE, via the coding sequence ATGATTGTAGCAAATCAAAAACGTAAAGAGAATATTGCTGAGTATTTGCTGTACATGTGGCAGGTTGAAGACCTGATACGTGCCAGCAATTTCGATATGGAAACCATCCGCAAGCAGGTGGTAGACCGCTATGAACAACCTGCGGAAGTTAAGGAAGAGATAGCCCGGTGGTACGAAGAACTAATAGAGATGATGCGTACCGAAGGTGTAAAGGAAGAAGGACACATTCAGCTGAATAAGAATGTTATTATTGTTCTGACCGATCTTCATCTGCGCTTGCTAAAAACTCCTAAAGAGATGATTTATGGTGCGGTTTATTATAAAACACTTCCCTACATTGTTGAGCTGCGAAGTAAGTCGGGACACGCAAATATTCCTGAACTTGAAACTTGCTTTTCGGCTGTTTACGGGTATATACTGCTTAAAATGCAGCAGAAACCTGTTAGCGACGAAACGATGGAAGCCATTAAACAAATAAGTACTTTTTTGGGAATCCTGTCTGATAAATACCGGCTCGAAAAAGAAGGAAAATTAGAAATAGAAGAATAA
- the rpsA gene encoding 30S ribosomal protein S1: protein MENLKNIMPVDNFDWDVFEQGETYGNVSKDDLVKTYDESLSTVKDKEVVMGTVTSLNKREVVVNIGFKSDGVVSMAEFRYNPELKVGDEVEVYIESQEDKKGQLILSHKKARATRSWDRVNEALEKDEIIKGFIKCRTKGGMIVDVFGIEAFLPGSQIDVKPIRDYDVFVGKTMEFKIVKINQEFKNVVVSHKALIEAELEQQKKDIISKLEKGQVLEGTVKNITSYGVFIDLGGVDGLIHITDLSWGRVSHPEEIVTLDEKINVVILDFDDEKKRIALGLKQLTPHPWDALDANLKVGDKVKGKVVVMADYGAFIEIAAGVEGLIHVSEMSWTQHLRSAQDFMKVGDEIEAVILTLDRDERKMSLGIKQLKSDPWENIETRFAVGSKHAAKVRNFTNFGVFVEIEEGVDGLIHISDLSWTKKIKHPSEFTQIGAEIEVQVLEIDKENRRLSLGHKQLEENPWDVFETIFTVGSVHEGTIIEVLDKGAVVSLPYGVEGFATPKHLVKEDGSQAVAEEKMEFKVIEFNKEAKRIILSHSRIFEDEQKGAKKETAAAAGEKKPAAAKRHKKEDEGSQVVSGSVEKTTLGDIEELAALKEKLSGK from the coding sequence ATGGAAAATTTGAAGAACATTATGCCAGTCGACAATTTCGATTGGGATGTATTCGAACAAGGCGAAACTTACGGAAATGTAAGTAAAGATGATCTTGTAAAAACTTATGACGAATCTTTGAGCACCGTAAAGGACAAAGAAGTAGTTATGGGTACTGTAACCTCGTTAAACAAACGTGAAGTCGTTGTTAACATTGGTTTCAAATCAGACGGTGTTGTGTCTATGGCAGAATTCCGCTACAATCCTGAACTAAAGGTAGGCGACGAAGTAGAAGTTTACATCGAAAGTCAGGAAGACAAAAAAGGACAATTAATCCTTTCTCACAAGAAAGCTCGTGCAACCCGTTCTTGGGATCGCGTAAACGAAGCGCTTGAGAAAGACGAAATCATCAAGGGCTTTATCAAATGCCGTACAAAGGGTGGTATGATCGTAGACGTATTCGGAATCGAAGCATTCTTGCCAGGTTCTCAGATCGACGTGAAGCCTATCCGCGATTACGATGTATTTGTTGGTAAGACTATGGAATTCAAGATTGTTAAAATCAATCAGGAATTCAAAAACGTTGTTGTTTCTCACAAAGCTCTTATTGAAGCTGAACTTGAACAACAGAAGAAAGACATTATTTCTAAGCTTGAAAAAGGACAGGTACTTGAAGGTACTGTTAAAAACATCACTTCATACGGTGTATTCATCGACTTGGGTGGCGTTGACGGCTTAATCCACATCACTGACCTTTCTTGGGGTCGTGTATCTCATCCGGAAGAAATCGTTACATTGGACGAAAAGATTAACGTTGTTATCCTTGACTTCGATGACGAAAAGAAACGTATCGCTCTTGGTTTGAAGCAACTTACTCCGCACCCATGGGATGCTTTGGATGCTAACCTTAAGGTTGGTGACAAGGTTAAGGGTAAGGTAGTTGTTATGGCTGATTACGGTGCATTTATCGAAATCGCTGCCGGTGTTGAAGGTTTGATTCACGTTTCTGAAATGTCTTGGACACAGCACTTACGTAGCGCTCAGGACTTCATGAAGGTGGGCGACGAAATCGAAGCTGTTATCCTTACTTTGGATCGCGACGAACGCAAAATGTCTCTTGGTATCAAACAATTGAAGTCTGATCCATGGGAAAACATCGAAACTCGTTTCGCTGTAGGTTCTAAGCATGCTGCTAAGGTTCGTAACTTCACTAACTTCGGTGTATTCGTAGAAATCGAAGAAGGTGTAGACGGTTTGATTCACATCTCTGACCTTTCTTGGACAAAGAAAATCAAACACCCAAGCGAATTCACACAGATTGGTGCAGAAATCGAAGTTCAGGTTCTTGAAATCGATAAGGAAAACCGTCGTTTGAGCTTAGGTCACAAGCAATTGGAAGAAAATCCTTGGGATGTATTCGAAACAATCTTCACAGTTGGTTCAGTACACGAAGGAACAATCATCGAAGTATTAGACAAGGGTGCTGTTGTTTCATTGCCTTACGGTGTTGAAGGTTTCGCTACTCCAAAACACCTTGTAAAGGAAGATGGCTCACAAGCTGTTGCCGAAGAAAAGATGGAATTCAAGGTAATCGAATTCAATAAGGAAGCAAAACGTATCATTCTTTCTCATAGCCGTATTTTCGAAGACGAACAAAAGGGTGCAAAGAAAGAAACTGCTGCTGCTGCCGGCGAAAAGAAACCAGCTGCTGCTAAGCGTCATAAGAAAGAAGACGAAGGTTCTCAGGTTGTATCAGGTTCAGTAGAAAAAACTACACTTGGTGACATCGAAGAACTTGCTGCATTGAAAGAAAAACTTTCAGGTAAGTAA